Proteins encoded within one genomic window of Haematobia irritans isolate KBUSLIRL chromosome 5, ASM5000362v1, whole genome shotgun sequence:
- the LOC142238679 gene encoding uncharacterized protein LOC142238679, whose product MPKKKSRKNPKSRNQNENENTTEPNADEFSVSTSTSAPSLFSSSSSSIKNSVKLHQTDENSVNSSKTDGTSKSPGNKRKFHSDSEFPAVQNNYNFTQLSDSELSSDESEQFRNRTVYEQYDQKSHYELKKVTFATPENQLRSSARGKNPSMPTEYNIDYDRMFQNYSPSILAEIYDDEFYDFDESRRAAHADRINHKEGIFCCLITGLAIGLLLLMAYLIILLLDPITKTIEAIHDSMINATNFITRKRIHYHRKPV is encoded by the exons ATGCCTAAAAAGAAGTCAAGGAAAAATCCAAAATCTCGCaatcaaaatgaaaatgaaaatacaaCAGAACCAAATGCAGATGAGTTTTCAGTATCAACGTCAACATCGGCTCCTTCATTGTTCTCGTCATCAAGCTCATCCATCAAAAATTCTGTCAAGTTACATCAAACAGACGAAAATTCAGTAAATTCTTCAAAAACTGATGGTACTTCTAAATCTCCTggtaacaaaagaaaatttcattcagatAGCGAATTTCCAGCAGTTCAAAACAATTATAACTTCACTCAATTATCCGATAGCGAATTGTCATCTGATGAAAGTGAACAATTTCGTAATCGTACCGTTTACGAACAATATGACCAGAAATCTcattatgaattaaaaaaagttacTTTTGCTACACCGGAAAATCAATTGAGATCAAGTGCGCGTGGAAAAAATCCATCTATGCCAACTGAATATAATATCGACTACGATCGAATGTTCCAAAATTATTCTCCATCTATTCTGGCAGAAATATACGATGACgaattttacgattttgatgagAGTCGTCGTGCAGCCCATGCAGATAGAATAAATCACAAAGAAGGG ATTTTCTGTTGTCTTATTACTGGCTTAGCAATTGGCTTGCTTTTGTTAATGGCCTACCTGATCATCTTGTTACTCGATCCCATTACTAAAACCATCGAAGCGATACATGACTCAATGATAAATGCAACTAACTTCATCACAAGAAAACGAATTCATTACCATCGCAAACctgtttaa